The Cylindrospermopsis curvispora GIHE-G1 genome contains a region encoding:
- a CDS encoding S1 family peptidase, with protein MIKQNSVIISVAISIALTATTAIRTRSQTIEETLKATTVQVNIYGSGTNLPGGSGVIIDKKGDTYTVLTANHVVCEDISTTQVNCARDLRYTIGTYTGQEYPVNIKTRRIFQQHRTKDPDLATVTFEAKEDYPVAQLGNSDEVQIGTDIIVTGFPSIFGKRGTGRNYTATVGKVVSKNPDALEGYSLVYNANTFIGNSGGPVFDSNGQVIAIHGLADATGSGENPSPIKTGFNAGIPINTFLSLQLGADGEPLICNLKQNTEQVYSENQLQTMINQITVKVIGNQNSGSGTIVGKNQDRYLLLTNSHVLSGLDISKLRVRTHDAKVYPAKALNIFNRLDLAVLEFTSKRPYCTPKRVSPRNPAKSAGILAAGYPNLRDKIVFRPGEVEEIISQPSFKDGYEIGYTSEIDQGMSGGPILNFRGHLIGINGRSSYPISNWYVYTNGDRPTDREIEQFRKLSWGLPIRVFLSTAEPQMIADYNLSLSLGN; from the coding sequence ATGATAAAACAAAACAGTGTTATTATCTCCGTTGCAATATCAATAGCTCTCACTGCAACAACAGCCATAAGGACAAGGTCACAAACTATAGAAGAGACTTTAAAAGCAACCACGGTTCAAGTCAATATATATGGTAGTGGTACTAATTTACCAGGCGGATCTGGTGTCATTATTGATAAAAAGGGTGACACTTACACCGTGCTCACGGCCAATCATGTTGTGTGTGAAGACATATCTACAACACAGGTTAATTGCGCTAGGGACTTACGTTATACAATTGGCACTTACACTGGACAAGAATATCCGGTCAATATTAAAACCCGTCGGATATTTCAACAGCATAGAACTAAAGACCCGGATTTAGCTACGGTGACTTTTGAAGCTAAGGAAGATTACCCAGTTGCTCAGTTAGGTAATTCCGATGAGGTGCAAATTGGCACGGATATTATTGTCACCGGGTTTCCTAGTATTTTTGGCAAGCGGGGAACTGGGAGAAACTATACTGCTACCGTGGGAAAGGTGGTCAGTAAAAATCCTGACGCATTGGAGGGTTACAGTTTAGTGTACAATGCTAACACGTTTATTGGCAACAGTGGTGGTCCGGTATTTGATAGTAATGGTCAGGTGATTGCTATTCATGGACTAGCAGATGCAACAGGATCAGGGGAAAACCCCTCCCCAATAAAAACTGGGTTCAATGCGGGAATTCCCATCAATACCTTTTTGTCCCTGCAATTGGGAGCTGATGGTGAACCCCTTATATGTAATCTAAAGCAAAACACTGAGCAAGTGTACTCAGAAAACCAATTACAAACCATGATCAATCAAATTACTGTGAAGGTAATTGGTAATCAAAACAGTGGTTCGGGAACAATTGTCGGCAAAAATCAAGACCGCTATCTACTATTAACTAATTCCCATGTTTTGTCAGGCTTAGATATAAGTAAGTTAAGAGTCCGCACCCATGATGCTAAGGTATATCCTGCTAAAGCATTAAATATTTTTAATCGTCTGGACTTAGCAGTACTGGAATTTACTTCTAAGCGACCTTACTGTACACCCAAGAGAGTTAGTCCTCGCAATCCTGCTAAAAGTGCAGGAATTTTGGCAGCTGGATATCCTAATTTGCGCGATAAAATAGTATTTAGACCTGGAGAAGTGGAAGAAATTATTTCTCAACCTAGTTTTAAAGATGGTTATGAAATTGGTTACACCAGTGAAATCGACCAGGGTATGAGTGGTGGACCCATTCTCAATTTTCGCGGACATCTTATAGGTATTAACGGAAGAAGTTCCTATCCCATTAGCAATTGGTATGTTTACACTAATGGAGACCGTCCCACAGACCGAGAAATTGAGCAGTTTAGAAAATTGAGTTGGGGTTTACCCATAAGGGTTTTTCTGTCCACAGCTGAACCTCAAATGATTGCAGATTACAATTTATCTTTGTCGCTTGGCAATTAA
- a CDS encoding Uma2 family endonuclease — translation MGGIDMVRQIPPKTQLGVIKSEINQGVETSEIVYPESDNKPMADNTRQFTWIVKIKENLEILFKSNADVFVAGDLFWYPVKGSNKIKLAPDTMVVFGRPKGYRGSYRQWEEDNIPPQVVFEILSPGNTQDEMDKKKLFYLKYGVEEYYVYDPDRISLKVSIKENNSFKEIENFTTWTSPRLKIRFDMTQDELVIYYPDGSRFLSPVELSNYAEQERFLKEQETQRAEHERLLKEQERFLKEQETQRAEREKLLKEQERFLKEQETQRAEHERLLKEQETQRAERERLLKEQETQRAERERLLKEQETQRVEHERFLKEQETQRAERERLLKEQEQIKYQTLLSQLKAKGIDITALE, via the coding sequence ATGGGAGGTATAGACATGGTGAGGCAAATTCCACCAAAAACTCAACTGGGGGTGATAAAATCTGAGATTAATCAGGGTGTGGAGACGTCTGAAATTGTCTACCCAGAAAGTGATAACAAACCTATGGCGGATAACACTAGACAATTTACATGGATTGTCAAAATTAAGGAAAATTTAGAAATACTATTTAAGTCTAATGCGGATGTGTTTGTGGCTGGGGACTTATTTTGGTATCCAGTGAAGGGTAGTAACAAAATTAAACTGGCTCCTGACACCATGGTAGTGTTTGGTAGACCCAAGGGATATCGGGGGTCTTATCGACAGTGGGAGGAGGATAATATTCCTCCCCAGGTGGTTTTTGAAATTTTATCTCCCGGTAATACTCAGGATGAAATGGATAAAAAAAAGCTCTTTTATCTGAAATATGGAGTGGAGGAGTATTATGTATATGACCCAGATAGGATTAGTCTAAAAGTATCCATTAAGGAAAATAATTCATTTAAAGAAATTGAGAATTTTACTACTTGGACTAGTCCAAGATTGAAAATAAGATTTGACATGACCCAAGATGAATTAGTCATCTATTATCCGGATGGGAGTAGGTTTCTTAGTCCTGTAGAATTGAGTAATTATGCAGAACAAGAAAGATTTCTCAAAGAGCAGGAAACTCAACGTGCGGAACATGAAAGACTGCTTAAAGAGCAGGAAAGATTTCTCAAAGAGCAGGAAACTCAACGTGCAGAACGTGAAAAATTGCTTAAAGAACAAGAAAGATTTCTCAAAGAGCAGGAAACTCAACGTGCAGAACATGAAAGACTGCTTAAAGAGCAGGAAACTCAACGTGCGGAACGTGAAAGACTTCTCAAAGAGCAGGAAACTCAACGTGCGGAACGTGAAAGACTTCTCAAAGAGCAGGAAACTCAACGTGTGGAACATGAAAGGTTTCTTAAAGAGCAGGAAACTCAACGTGCAGAACGTGAAAGACTTCTCAAAGAGCAGGAACAAATAAAGTATCAAACCTTGCTATCACAATTAAAAGCTAAGGGTATTGATATTACTGCACTCGAATAA
- a CDS encoding Uma2 family endonuclease → MVRQIPPKTQLGVIKSEINQGVETSEIVYPESDNKPMADNTRQFTWIVKIKENLEILFKSNADVFVAGDLFWYPVKGSNKIKLAPDTMVVLGRPKGYRGSYRQWEEDNIPPQVVFEILSPGNTQDEMDKKKLFYLKYGVEEYYVYDPDGISLKVSIKENNSFKEIENFTTWTSPRLKIRFDMTQDELVIYYPDGSRFLSPVELSNYAEQERFLKEQETQRAEREKLLKEQETQRAERERLLKEQEQIKYQTLLSQLKAKGIDITALE, encoded by the coding sequence ATGGTGAGGCAAATTCCACCAAAAACTCAACTGGGGGTGATAAAATCTGAGATTAATCAGGGTGTGGAGACGTCTGAAATTGTCTACCCAGAAAGTGATAACAAACCTATGGCGGATAACACTAGACAATTTACATGGATTGTCAAAATTAAGGAAAATTTAGAAATACTATTTAAGTCTAATGCGGATGTGTTTGTGGCTGGGGACTTATTTTGGTATCCAGTGAAGGGTAGTAACAAAATTAAACTGGCTCCTGACACCATGGTAGTGCTTGGGAGACCCAAGGGATATCGGGGGTCTTATCGACAGTGGGAGGAGGATAATATTCCTCCCCAGGTGGTTTTTGAAATTTTATCTCCCGGTAATACTCAAGATGAAATGGATAAAAAAAAGCTCTTTTATCTGAAATATGGAGTGGAGGAGTATTATGTGTATGACCCAGATGGGATTAGTCTAAAAGTATCCATTAAGGAAAATAATTCATTTAAAGAAATTGAGAATTTTACTACTTGGACTAGTCCAAGATTGAAAATAAGATTTGACATGACCCAAGATGAATTAGTCATCTATTATCCGGATGGGAGTAGGTTTCTTAGTCCTGTAGAATTGAGTAATTATGCAGAACAAGAAAGATTTCTCAAAGAGCAGGAAACTCAACGTGCAGAACGTGAAAAATTGCTTAAAGAGCAGGAAACTCAACGTGCGGAACGTGAAAGACTTCTCAAAGAGCAGGAACAAATAAAGTATCAAACCTTGCTATCACAATTAAAAGCTAAGGGTATTGATATTACTGCACTCGAATAA
- a CDS encoding Uma2 family endonuclease, with translation MGGIDMVRQIPPKTQLGVIKSEINQGVETSEIVYPESDNKPMADNTRQFTWIVKIKENLEILFKSNADVFVAGDLFWYPVKGSNKIKLAPDTMVVFGRPKGYRGSYRQWEEDNIPPQVVFEILSPGNTQDEMDKKKIFYLKYGVEEYYVYDPDRISLKVSIKENNSFKEIENFTTWTSPRLKIRFDMTQDELVIYYPDGSRFLSPVELSNYAEQERFLKEQETQRAERERLLKEQETQRAERERLLKEQETQRAEREKLLKEQERFLKEQETQRAERERLLKEQEQIKYQTLLSQLKAKGIDITALE, from the coding sequence ATGGGAGGTATAGACATGGTGAGGCAAATTCCACCAAAAACTCAACTGGGGGTGATAAAATCTGAGATTAATCAGGGTGTGGAGACGTCTGAAATTGTCTACCCAGAAAGTGATAACAAACCTATGGCGGATAACACTAGACAATTTACATGGATTGTCAAAATTAAGGAAAATTTAGAAATACTATTTAAGTCTAATGCGGATGTGTTTGTGGCTGGGGACTTATTTTGGTATCCAGTGAAGGGTAGTAACAAAATTAAACTGGCTCCTGACACCATGGTGGTGTTTGGTAGACCCAAGGGATATCGGGGGTCTTATCGACAATGGGAGGAGGATAATATTCCTCCCCAGGTGGTTTTTGAAATTTTATCTCCCGGTAATACTCAAGATGAAATGGATAAAAAAAAGATCTTTTATCTGAAATATGGAGTGGAGGAGTATTATGTATATGACCCAGATAGGATTAGTCTAAAAGTATCCATTAAGGAAAATAATTCATTTAAAGAAATTGAGAATTTTACTACTTGGACTAGTCCAAGATTGAAAATAAGATTTGACATGACCCAAGATGAATTAGTCATCTATTATCCGGATGGGAGTAGGTTTCTTAGTCCTGTAGAATTGAGTAATTATGCAGAACAAGAAAGATTTCTCAAAGAGCAGGAAACTCAACGTGCAGAACGTGAAAGACTTCTCAAAGAGCAGGAAACTCAACGTGCAGAACGTGAAAGACTTCTCAAAGAGCAGGAAACTCAACGTGCAGAACGTGAAAAACTGCTTAAAGAACAAGAAAGATTTCTCAAAGAGCAGGAAACTCAACGTGCGGAACGTGAAAGACTTCTCAAAGAGCAGGAACAAATAAAGTATCAAACCTTGCTATCACAATTAAAAGCTAAGGGTATTGATATTACTGCACTCGAATAA
- a CDS encoding Uma2 family endonuclease: MGGIDMVRQIPPKTQLGVIKSEINQGVETSEIVYPESDNKPMADNTRQFTWIVKIKENLEILFKSNADVFVAGDLFWYPVKGSNKIKLAPDTMVVFGRPKGYRGSYRQWEEDNIPPQVVFEILSPGNTQDEMDKKKLFYLKYGVEEYYVYDPDRIILQVSIKENNSFKEIENFTTWTSPRLKIRFDTTQDELVIYYPDGSRFLSPVELSNYAEQERFLKEQETQRAEREKLLKEQERFLKEQETQRAERERLLKEQETQRAEREKLLKEQERFLKEQETQRAEHERLLKEQETQRAERERLLKEQETQRAERERLLKEQEQIKYQTLLSQLKAKGIDITALE; encoded by the coding sequence ATGGGAGGTATAGACATGGTGAGGCAAATTCCACCAAAAACTCAACTGGGGGTGATAAAATCTGAGATTAATCAGGGTGTGGAGACGTCTGAAATTGTCTACCCAGAAAGTGATAACAAACCTATGGCGGATAACACTAGACAATTTACATGGATTGTCAAAATTAAGGAAAATTTAGAAATACTATTTAAGTCTAATGCGGATGTGTTTGTGGCTGGGGACTTATTTTGGTATCCAGTGAAGGGTAGTAACAAAATTAAACTGGCTCCTGACACCATGGTAGTGTTTGGTAGACCCAAGGGATATCGGGGGTCTTATCGACAGTGGGAGGAGGATAATATTCCTCCCCAGGTGGTTTTTGAAATTTTATCTCCCGGTAATACTCAGGATGAAATGGATAAAAAAAAGCTCTTTTATCTGAAATATGGAGTGGAGGAGTATTATGTATATGACCCAGATAGGATTATTCTACAAGTATCCATTAAGGAAAATAATTCATTTAAAGAAATTGAGAATTTTACTACTTGGACTAGTCCAAGATTGAAAATAAGATTTGACACGACCCAAGATGAATTAGTCATCTATTATCCGGATGGGAGTAGGTTTCTTAGTCCTGTAGAATTGAGTAATTATGCAGAACAAGAAAGATTTCTCAAAGAGCAGGAAACTCAACGTGCAGAACGTGAAAAATTGCTTAAAGAACAAGAAAGATTTCTCAAAGAGCAGGAAACTCAACGTGCAGAACGTGAAAGACTTCTCAAAGAGCAGGAAACTCAACGTGCAGAACGTGAAAAACTGCTTAAAGAACAAGAAAGATTTCTCAAAGAGCAGGAAACTCAACGTGCAGAACATGAAAGACTGCTTAAAGAGCAGGAAACTCAACGTGCGGAACGTGAAAGACTGCTTAAAGAGCAGGAAACTCAACGTGCGGAACGTGAAAGACTTCTCAAAGAGCAGGAACAAATAAAGTATCAAACCTTGCTATCACAATTAAAAGCTAAGGGTATTGATATTACTGCACTCGAATAA
- a CDS encoding Uma2 family endonuclease has protein sequence MGGIDMVRQIPPKTQLGVIKSEINQGVETSEIVYPESDNKPMADNTRQFTWIVKIKENLEILFKSNADVFVAGDLFWYPVKGSNKIKLAPDTMVVFGRPKGYRGSYRQWEEDNIPPQVVFEILSPGNTQDEMDKKKLFYLKYGVEEYYVYDPDGISLKVSIKENNSFKEIENFTTWTSPRLKIRFDMTQDELVIYYPDGSRFLSPVELSNYAEQERFLKEQETQRAEREKLLKEQERFLKEQETQRAEHERLLKEQETQRAERERLLKEQETQRAERERLLKEQETQRVEHERFLKEQETQRAERERLLKEQEQIKYQTLLAQLKAKGIDITALE, from the coding sequence ATGGGAGGTATAGACATGGTGAGGCAAATTCCACCAAAAACTCAACTGGGGGTGATAAAATCTGAGATTAATCAGGGTGTGGAGACGTCTGAAATTGTCTACCCAGAAAGTGATAACAAACCTATGGCGGATAACACTAGACAATTTACATGGATTGTCAAAATTAAGGAAAATTTAGAAATACTATTTAAGTCTAATGCGGATGTGTTTGTGGCTGGGGACTTATTTTGGTATCCAGTGAAGGGTAGTAACAAAATTAAACTGGCTCCTGACACCATGGTAGTGTTTGGGAGACCCAAGGGATATCGGGGGTCTTATCGACAGTGGGAGGAGGATAATATTCCTCCCCAGGTGGTTTTTGAAATTTTATCTCCCGGTAATACTCAAGATGAAATGGATAAAAAAAAGCTCTTTTATCTGAAATATGGAGTGGAGGAGTATTATGTGTATGACCCAGATGGGATTAGTCTAAAAGTATCCATTAAGGAAAATAATTCATTTAAAGAAATTGAGAATTTTACTACTTGGACTAGTCCAAGATTGAAAATAAGATTTGACATGACCCAAGATGAATTAGTCATCTATTATCCGGATGGGAGTAGGTTTCTTAGTCCTGTAGAATTGAGTAATTATGCAGAACAAGAAAGATTTCTCAAAGAGCAGGAAACTCAACGTGCAGAACGTGAAAAATTGCTTAAAGAACAAGAAAGATTTCTCAAAGAGCAGGAAACTCAACGTGCAGAACATGAAAGACTGCTTAAAGAGCAGGAAACTCAACGTGCGGAACGTGAAAGACTTCTCAAAGAGCAGGAAACTCAACGTGCGGAACGTGAAAGACTTCTCAAAGAGCAGGAAACTCAACGTGTGGAACATGAAAGGTTTCTTAAAGAGCAGGAAACTCAACGTGCAGAACGTGAAAGACTTCTCAAAGAGCAGGAACAAATAAAGTATCAAACTTTACTAGCGCAATTAAAAGCTAAGGGTATTGATATTACTGCACTCGAATAA
- a CDS encoding outer membrane protein, which produces MKNSLYLPMILATLCVATPAWGEEICDHHTQDSNAQGKQVSGKAADLIITQSPGVQPDGSSLAQTNESSTQEIRLDQDAVIDPSQSYRLPVNNYWYVSGSSGLFSSQSDIPIKVTRNITGQVPGDLSLVSPFRFNVAGGYQWKLFRTELELGYTSTVINGIKYKVNNSSQPLEGNIDRVTVLLNGYYDVFTGSRLRPYLGAGVGVGFNGGNIKQPQSGDSFTVSGTSLSYQLKLGVQYEIAKKRSVFVDVKYLNVGGYNSKPNVNDVSDIELGSANSYGLSIGYKQGF; this is translated from the coding sequence ATGAAAAATTCCCTGTATCTACCCATGATATTAGCTACTCTGTGTGTAGCTACCCCTGCTTGGGGAGAAGAGATATGTGACCACCATACCCAAGATAGCAATGCTCAGGGGAAACAAGTCTCAGGAAAAGCAGCTGACTTGATTATTACCCAGTCCCCAGGGGTGCAACCTGATGGTTCTAGTTTGGCTCAAACTAATGAATCCTCTACACAGGAGATTAGGTTAGATCAGGATGCTGTAATTGACCCTTCTCAAAGTTATAGGTTACCTGTAAATAATTATTGGTATGTAAGTGGTAGTTCAGGACTGTTTAGCTCTCAAAGTGATATTCCCATCAAGGTGACCAGAAACATAACTGGTCAAGTACCAGGAGACCTCAGTTTAGTTTCTCCCTTTCGATTTAATGTAGCGGGAGGTTACCAGTGGAAACTTTTTCGAACTGAACTGGAATTGGGTTACACCTCTACTGTTATCAATGGTATTAAATACAAGGTTAATAATAGTTCTCAACCTTTGGAGGGCAATATAGATAGGGTAACAGTCCTTCTCAATGGCTACTATGATGTCTTTACCGGTTCCAGATTACGTCCTTACCTTGGTGCTGGTGTGGGTGTTGGTTTCAATGGGGGTAATATCAAACAACCTCAATCCGGTGATTCATTTACCGTAAGTGGTACTTCCCTATCCTATCAGTTGAAATTGGGAGTTCAATATGAAATTGCCAAGAAACGCAGTGTTTTTGTAGATGTCAAATACCTGAATGTTGGTGGTTATAATAGTAAACCAAATGTTAATGACGTATCTGACATTGAACTGGGATCTGCCAATTCCTATGGACTGAGCATTGGTTATAAGCAAGGTTTCTAG
- a CDS encoding Uma2 family endonuclease — MGGIDMVRQIPPKTQLGVIKSEINQGVETSEIVYPESDNKPMADNTRQFTWIVKIKENLEILFKSNADVFVAGDLFWYPVKGSNKIKLAPDTMVVFGRPKGYRGSYRQWEEDNIPPQVVFEILSPGNTQDEMDKKKLFYLKYGVEEYYVYDPDRISLKVSIKENNSFKEIENFTTWTSPRLKIRFDMTQDELVIYYPDGSRFLSPVELSNYAEQERFLKEQETQRAEREKLLKEQERFLKEQETQRAEHERLLKEQETQRAERERLLKEQETQRAERERLLKEQEQIKYQTLLSQLKAKGIDITALE, encoded by the coding sequence ATGGGAGGTATAGACATGGTGAGGCAAATTCCACCAAAAACTCAACTGGGGGTGATAAAATCTGAGATTAATCAGGGTGTGGAGACGTCTGAAATTGTCTACCCAGAAAGTGATAACAAACCTATGGCGGATAACACTAGACAATTTACATGGATTGTCAAAATTAAGGAAAATTTAGAAATACTATTTAAGTCTAATGCGGATGTGTTTGTGGCTGGGGACTTATTTTGGTATCCAGTGAAGGGTAGTAACAAAATTAAACTGGCTCCTGACACCATGGTGGTGTTTGGTAGACCCAAGGGATATCGGGGGTCTTATCGACAGTGGGAGGAGGATAATATTCCTCCCCAGGTGGTTTTTGAAATTTTATCTCCCGGTAATACTCAAGATGAAATGGATAAAAAAAAGCTCTTTTATCTGAAATATGGAGTGGAGGAGTATTATGTATATGACCCAGATAGGATTAGTCTAAAAGTATCCATTAAGGAAAATAATTCATTTAAAGAAATTGAGAATTTTACTACTTGGACTAGTCCAAGATTGAAAATAAGATTTGACATGACCCAAGATGAATTAGTCATCTATTATCCGGATGGGAGTAGGTTTCTTAGTCCTGTAGAATTGAGTAATTATGCAGAACAAGAAAGATTTCTCAAAGAGCAGGAAACTCAACGTGCAGAACGTGAAAAACTGCTTAAAGAACAAGAAAGATTTCTCAAAGAGCAGGAAACTCAACGTGCAGAACATGAAAGACTGCTTAAAGAGCAGGAAACTCAACGTGCGGAACGTGAAAGACTGCTTAAAGAGCAGGAAACTCAACGTGCGGAACGTGAAAGACTTCTCAAAGAGCAGGAACAAATAAAGTATCAAACCTTGCTATCACAATTAAAAGCTAAGGGTATTGATATTACTGCACTCGAATAA
- a CDS encoding Uma2 family endonuclease, translated as MVRQIPPKTQLGVIKSEINQGVETSEIVYPESDNKPMADNTRQFTWIVKIKENLEILFKSNADVFVAGDLFWYPVKGSNKIKLAPDTMVVFGRPKGYRGSYRQWEEDNIPPQVVFEILSPGNTQDEMDKKKLFYLKYGVEEYYVYDPDRISLKVSIKENNSFKEIENFTTWTSPRLKIRFDMTQDELVIYYPDGSRFLSPVELSNYAEQERFLKEQETQRAEREKKLLKEQERFLKEQETQRAERERLLKEQETQRAERERLLKEQETQRAERERLLKEQEQIKYQTLLSQLKAKGIDITALE; from the coding sequence ATGGTGAGGCAAATTCCACCAAAAACTCAACTGGGGGTGATAAAATCTGAGATTAATCAGGGTGTGGAGACGTCTGAAATTGTCTACCCAGAAAGTGATAACAAACCTATGGCGGATAACACTAGACAATTTACATGGATTGTCAAAATTAAGGAAAATTTAGAAATACTATTTAAGTCTAATGCGGATGTGTTTGTGGCTGGGGACTTATTTTGGTATCCAGTGAAGGGTAGTAACAAAATTAAACTGGCTCCTGACACCATGGTAGTGTTTGGTAGACCCAAGGGATATCGGGGGTCTTATCGACAGTGGGAGGAGGATAATATTCCTCCCCAGGTGGTTTTTGAAATTTTATCTCCCGGTAATACTCAAGATGAAATGGATAAAAAAAAGCTCTTTTATCTGAAATATGGAGTGGAGGAGTATTATGTATATGACCCAGATAGGATTAGTCTAAAAGTATCCATTAAGGAAAATAATTCATTTAAAGAAATTGAGAATTTTACTACTTGGACTAGTCCAAGATTGAAAATAAGATTTGACATGACCCAAGATGAATTAGTCATCTATTATCCGGATGGGAGTAGGTTTCTTAGTCCTGTAGAATTGAGTAATTATGCAGAACAAGAAAGATTTCTCAAAGAGCAGGAAACTCAACGTGCAGAACGTGAAAAAAAACTGCTTAAAGAACAAGAAAGATTTCTCAAAGAGCAGGAAACTCAACGTGCAGAACGTGAAAGACTTCTCAAAGAGCAGGAAACTCAACGTGCAGAACGTGAAAGACTGCTTAAAGAGCAGGAAACTCAACGTGCGGAACGTGAAAGACTTCTCAAAGAGCAGGAACAAATAAAGTATCAAACCTTGCTATCACAATTAAAAGCTAAGGGTATTGATATTACTGCACTCGAATAA
- a CDS encoding Uma2 family endonuclease yields the protein MGGIDMVRQIPPKTQLGVIKSEINQGVETSEIVYPESDNKPMADNTRQFTWIVKIKENLEILFKSNADVFVAGDLFWYPVKGSNKIKLAPDTMVVFGRPKGYRGSYRQWEEDNIPPQVVFEILSPGNTQDEMDKKKLFYLKYGVEEYYVYDPDRIILQVSIKENNSFKEIENFTTWTSPRLKIRFDMTQDELVIYYPDGSRFLSPVELSNYAEQERFLKEQETQRAERERLLKEQETQRAERERLLKEQETQRAEREKLLKEQERFLKEQETQRAERERLLKEQETQRAERERLLKEQETQRAERERLLKEQEQIKYQTLLSQLKAKGIDITALE from the coding sequence ATGGGAGGTATAGACATGGTGAGGCAAATTCCACCAAAAACTCAACTGGGGGTGATAAAATCTGAGATTAATCAGGGTGTGGAGACGTCTGAAATTGTCTACCCAGAAAGTGATAACAAACCTATGGCGGATAACACTAGACAATTTACATGGATTGTCAAAATTAAGGAAAATTTAGAAATACTATTTAAGTCTAATGCGGATGTGTTTGTGGCTGGGGACTTATTTTGGTATCCAGTGAAGGGTAGTAACAAAATTAAACTGGCTCCTGACACCATGGTGGTGTTTGGTAGACCCAAGGGATATCGGGGGTCTTATCGACAGTGGGAGGAGGATAATATTCCTCCCCAGGTGGTTTTTGAAATTTTATCTCCCGGTAATACTCAAGATGAAATGGATAAAAAAAAGCTCTTTTATCTGAAATATGGAGTGGAGGAGTATTATGTATATGACCCAGATAGGATTATTCTACAAGTATCCATTAAGGAAAATAATTCATTTAAAGAAATTGAGAATTTTACTACTTGGACCAGTCCAAGATTGAAAATAAGATTTGACATGACCCAAGATGAATTAGTCATCTATTATCCGGATGGGAGTAGGTTTCTTAGTCCTGTAGAATTGAGTAATTATGCAGAACAAGAAAGATTTCTCAAAGAGCAGGAAACTCAACGTGCAGAACGTGAAAGACTTCTCAAAGAGCAGGAAACTCAACGTGCAGAACGTGAAAGACTTCTCAAAGAGCAGGAAACTCAACGTGCAGAACGTGAAAAACTGCTTAAAGAACAAGAAAGATTTCTCAAAGAGCAGGAAACTCAACGTGCGGAACGTGAAAGACTTCTCAAAGAGCAGGAAACTCAACGTGCGGAACGTGAAAGACTGCTTAAAGAGCAGGAAACTCAACGTGCGGAACGTGAAAGACTTCTCAAAGAGCAGGAACAAATAAAGTATCAAACCTTGCTATCACAATTAAAAGCTAAGGGTATTGATATTACTGCACTCGAATAA